The DNA segment GGAGATTCTGATTATGGGAATGCTTGAAATCGTGCTCCGTTTCTCTCCAGTTCTCTGGAATTGTTCCTGTAGCATAGCACATTTATTTATGCTCAGTTTCGATAGCGACGTGGTGTTGAGAAGCAGATGTTGAGGCAATGTCTTTAGTTTGCCGCATTGAGCCAGTTTCAAAAACTTGAGGCAAGGCATAACCTTGGCATTTTCATCAAAGCTTCCTCCATTCAAAAAGTCCCATTCTTCCCAATTTTCCATGTTAGAAATTTTCAGTTTCTTTAGCTTTGGAAATGAGGTTCCTTTCAGCCTGGCTCCACCATTCAATGTTCTGTTAACGTCGACATGAAGTCCCAGAAATTCGGCGCCTATAAACTTAAGGTTACGCATGCCCTCAATGTAGAGAATTACCAGTGATGGAAGTTTCCCCAATGGAGGCAAAATTGTGCAGTTTCCGCAGTCTTGCAAGGAAAGTTCTCTCATATTGGATAAGTTCATGATCCAAGACGGAAACTTAGTGCCTGCATATGAACTTATCTGCAAAGCCTGAAGATTTCTGTGTGCCGGAAGAGCTTCTATTACCTCATCTTTTCCGCTAAAAGATTGAGTTATAGGGCTGAAATCCAAGTGCAAAGAAGAAAGGTGTTCCTTTTTTTGCATATCAGCTTTCTTGGCTTCTTCTGCATCAGCTGCATAGCCTAGCCCTTCTACTTTGAGGTGCCCTCGAAGATTGTTGAGGCTGCTCAAGTCTGCTATTCTGCATGCTACCTCTTCACTGTTGCTGTCTCGAATGATAATTATGAATTTGCTTAATGTTTGAAGAGATTGTAGGTTACTAATTCCTTTGGGCAGTGCCTTGAGGCTTTTGGTCTTATCGATTTTAAGATGCCTCAGGTTTACTAGTTTCCGGATTCTTTGAGGTAGCTTCTTGAGATAGTCACAGGAGCTAAGATTTAATGTTTGCAGATTATACAATTCACCAAGGGTTTCGGGCAATTCCGACAATGGATTGTGGGATAAGTTGAGGTACTTCAAGTTCGTCAGCTTGCCTACATCTTTAGGTAGGTCTCCGAGCATATTTCGGCTCAAATCCAATGCCTTGAGTCTTGTCAAACGACGAAACAAATCAGGCTCAACCGTGTCAAGTTTACTTAACATAGGCGGAGAATCATGGGAACACTGAACCCAAAAAGAGTGCAGTTTTTCAACATTTGGGATAGAGGTCGGAAAAGGAGCATCTTCAGAACGCATCAACGTCAAAAGACGGACACCTTTCTGAGATGACTCCATTTTTCGTACTAAATCACCGTTGACTTCAATCAAAGAGCATTCGTTATTGGTAAGATATTGTGCAAAATCATGCACCATATCATGAATCTTGAACTTCAAAATCGTTTTACCATCCTTATCTTTCTCCAACTCTTGGAAAAATGACCTCATTGCCAAATTCTGCAAGTATTTTTGACCCGTTGTCTCCATTTCCTCATTCTCAGTTGATTTGATGTATCCTTGTGCCATCCAAAGTTTGATAAGATTATCCGCATCGATCTTTTGGTCTTTTGGAAAGAAAGCACAAAACGAAAAGCATCGTTTCAACGGTGAAGGCAAGTCATAATAGCTCAGCATAAAAGGCTGAAGAAGCTCTTTTTCTGCTTCCTCCAATGTCCAAAAGTCACTGGACAAAACATCTTGCCAATCTTTCAGTGAAGTTTTGAATCTCATTAAACTACCAATAGTCTTAAGAACTAGAGGCAAGCCTTTACATTTACGAGCTAGTTCCCTACCAACATCTTCCAATTCTTCACATTCCTCCTTGCTTCTTTCGAAAAACGCAATCTCACTAAATAGAAACCACGAGTCCTCCTCCGACAGCTCTCCCAACAGAAGCTCGTAGGTGCTTCCCATTGTTTTTGCAACCTTTTCGTACCTAGTCGTGACTAAAATCGTACTACCAGCTGCACCCGTCCGGAGAGAGTCGAAAATTTGCACCCATTTCCGATACTCCCCGGTCCACACATCATCCAACAC comes from the Henckelia pumila isolate YLH828 chromosome 1, ASM3356847v2, whole genome shotgun sequence genome and includes:
- the LOC140874395 gene encoding disease resistance protein RGA2-like, whose translation is MDPIITVILTQVGVILEEMAREEIRLVSGVKKDVDNLTRTFESLQAVFLDAEKRQVRDEAVKVWLANLKDVSYDAEDVLFEWITAINKSKNDRETEESSSPVYQKVCSFLTLPCFGVTRVALRRDIALKIKEINQTLDRIAVDKDRYKLNPLPEAGDGLDRLKMASYVEVSDIRGRDVKRDSLVRKILSAENRKNGFNVISILGLGGMGKTALAQLVYKSSAVSEHFDVTMWVCVSEPFDEVRVAKAMVEDIEGKAPYVFELETVLRHLRNNITGKRYLLVLDDVWTGEYRKWVQIFDSLRTGAAGSTILVTTRYEKVAKTMGSTYELLLGELSEEDSWFLFSEIAFFERSKEECEELEDVGRELARKCKGLPLVLKTIGSLMRFKTSLKDWQDVLSSDFWTLEEAEKELLQPFMLSYYDLPSPLKRCFSFCAFFPKDQKIDADNLIKLWMAQGYIKSTENEEMETTGQKYLQNLAMRSFFQELEKDKDGKTILKFKIHDMVHDFAQYLTNNECSLIEVNGDLVRKMESSQKGVRLLTLMRSEDAPFPTSIPNVEKLHSFWVQCSHDSPPMLSKLDTVEPDLFRRLTRLKALDLSRNMLGDLPKDVGKLTNLKYLNLSHNPLSELPETLGELYNLQTLNLSSCDYLKKLPQRIRKLVNLRHLKIDKTKSLKALPKGISNLQSLQTLSKFIIIIRDSNSEEVACRIADLSSLNNLRGHLKVEGLGYAADAEEAKKADMQKKEHLSSLHLDFSPITQSFSGKDEVIEALPAHRNLQALQISSYAGTKFPSWIMNLSNMRELSLQDCGNCTILPPLGKLPSLVILYIEGMRNLKFIGAEFLGLHVDVNRTLNGGARLKGTSFPKLKKLKISNMENWEEWDFLNGGSFDENAKVMPCLKFLKLAQCGKLKTLPQHLLLNTTSLSKLSINKCAMLQEQFQRTGEKRSTISSIPIIRIS